The Devosia yakushimensis genome has a segment encoding these proteins:
- a CDS encoding M48 family metallopeptidase, whose translation MNLFFKAKPKIPASTLIGIDGRDVTVTVRVHARARSYRLSIPHSGGPVLTLPPHGKWAEAEAFLHRQHNWLAARLKRAPEAAPFADGGMVTLRGVEHRIIATGKLRGRVELAEVDGAPALLVPGEAAHQARRLTDWLKSEAEADLIRQSAVHAGRLGVVVKAVKLREQKSRWGSCSSSGNINYNWRLILAPPFVLDYVAAHEVAHLVEMNHSAAFWATVKRTLPDMERGRAWLKAHGRQLMAYGGRHGSP comes from the coding sequence ATGAACCTCTTTTTCAAGGCAAAGCCGAAAATTCCGGCCTCGACGCTGATCGGGATCGACGGGCGGGATGTGACCGTCACCGTGCGCGTGCATGCGCGGGCGCGCAGCTATCGGCTGTCCATTCCCCATAGCGGGGGGCCGGTGCTGACCCTGCCGCCGCATGGCAAATGGGCCGAGGCCGAGGCCTTTTTGCACCGGCAGCACAATTGGCTGGCGGCGCGGCTGAAACGCGCGCCCGAGGCGGCGCCCTTTGCCGATGGCGGAATGGTGACGTTGCGTGGGGTGGAACACCGGATCATTGCCACCGGCAAGTTGCGCGGGCGGGTGGAGCTGGCGGAGGTGGATGGCGCGCCGGCACTGCTGGTGCCGGGGGAAGCGGCCCATCAGGCGCGGCGGCTGACCGATTGGCTCAAAAGCGAGGCCGAGGCCGATCTGATCCGGCAAAGCGCGGTGCATGCCGGGCGGCTGGGCGTGGTGGTCAAGGCGGTCAAGCTGCGCGAGCAGAAGAGCCGCTGGGGCTCGTGCTCATCATCAGGCAATATCAATTACAATTGGCGGCTGATCCTGGCGCCGCCCTTCGTGCTCGATTACGTGGCGGCCCATGAAGTGGCCCATCTGGTGGAGATGAACCATTCGGCGGCCTTCTGGGCCACGGTCAAGCGCACCCTGCCGGACATGGAGCGGGGCCGGGCCTGGCTCAAGGCGCATGGGCGGCAGTTGATGGCTTATGGGGGTAGGCACGGCTCACCATGA